A genomic segment from Glycine soja cultivar W05 chromosome 20, ASM419377v2, whole genome shotgun sequence encodes:
- the LOC114403532 gene encoding uncharacterized protein LOC114403532, producing MWHVNKHNGRQAIDMVLMDHTGAKIGATLWQELFPEFELKLRCGGAYVIHNVKVVYNHFEYKVSTIKYLVYFVKTTSIKEVDRPEIPPNVHVITAFADIISGVAPRDTLVDVVGVVAEVIERKTVNPAYRVTMKLRDNSDAEIIMTVWEEYVVQLDDAIGKNHFVRKPLVLMLTFAKIKEPKDKYPLSVQNIKHGSKLYVNTDMAEIQQFRDRLRVPFYAGGVTDEGTISQSQSNQHSQRNSAEKFLHNAQMVSFGEISRLRQDCYCLTVATVDEVMIDTPWSHDSCPYCTTTFDPLKIGAACCSCQNQVTHTVPR from the exons ATGTGGCATGTTAACAAGCACAATGGTAGACAAGCCATTGACATGGTGTTGATGGACCATACG GGTGCAAAGATTGGCGCAACTCTATGGCAAGAATTGTTCCCTGAATTTGAGCTGAAGTTGCGCTGCGGTGGTGCATATGTGATTCATAACGTCAAGGTTGTTTACAATCATTTTGAATACAAAGTGAGTACAATTAAATATTTGGTTTATTTCGTGAAAACTACATCTATCAAGGAGGTTGACAGACCTGAGATTCCTCCTAATGTCCATGTCATTACTGCATTTGCTGATATCATTTCTGGCGTGGCACCCCGTGATACGTTAGTTG ATGTTGTCGGTGTTGTCGCTGAAGTTATTGAACGTAAAACAGTTAATCCTGCATACAGAGTGACTATGAAGTTGAGAGATAACag TGATGCTGAGATCATCATGACTGTGTGGGAGGAATATGTTGTTCAGCTTGATGATGCTATCGGGAAAAACCATTTTGTTCGGAAGCCATTGGTCCTTATGTTAACTTTTGCTAAGATCAAAGAACCCAAAG ACAAGTATCCCCTCAGTGTACAAAATATCAAGCATGGGTCCAAGTTGTATGTCAACACTGACATGGCAGAAATCCAACAATTCCGTGATAG GTTACGTGTGCCATTTTATGCTGGCGGAGTAACAGATGAAGGAACCATTTCTCAGTCCCAATCTAACCAACATTCCCAACGAAACTCAGCGGAAAAGTTTTTGCATAATGCCCAAATGGTGAGCTTTGGTGAAATAAGCAGATTGAGACAG GACTGTTACTGTTTGACCGTTGCTACCGTGGATGAAGTGATGATTGATACACCATGGAGTCATGATAGTTGTCCCTACTGTACTACAACATTTGATCCATTGAAAATAGGTGCAGCCTGTTGTTCGTGCCAGAACCAAGTTACTCACACTGTTCCAAGGTAA